In a single window of the Halobacteriovorax sp. DA5 genome:
- a CDS encoding Tex family protein produces the protein MSETTEKAAKNPMDIIDQNAVLFCVDNTDITAKQIMAVLAMLLVEDCTVPFITRYRKDKTGGLDEEQIRLIQEKYDEYIEREKRRAFILEAITKQEMMTPEIEKKIKAATNINQLEDIYAPFKSKRKTKAQIAKEAGLEPFAILMKTSKLPMPELAKEALKFINKDKKVATFEDVLKGACDIIIEEIAHDTELKETLRNDYWAQAMIKSSPRKGYEEIKDWQKYKDYFEYEQKVADLRDPKAAHRFLAIRRAQTEKILKVEIVFDEEYATNMILSKHFADTTVTSYKALVDCASKAYKNYIHSSLDLEIKGELKKLSDESAIDVFGVNLKNLLLQPYLGPKTVLALDPGVVTGCKTVVVDNTGKFVVDTVVYPHPPRNQVRESATILNAMIEQFNVEYIAIGSGTFGRETLQFVEDNVTAVKDGRVKATMISEDGASIYSASAIAKKEFPDKDATVRGAISIGRRFQDPLAELVKIDPKSIGVGQYQHDVNQIRLKKSLDGVVESCVNFVGVDINTASAPLLSFISGIGPTVAGNIVKHRDKNGLFGDRSEILKVSRFTDKVFQQAAGFLRVYNGKNPLDATFIHPENYEMLENWAQSKGYTLEQLTTDNAVANQLKSDKDLISELGEFTVNDIYKSLTAPSQDPRTEFKTTEFRKDVRELKDVKIGERYPGIVKNITQFGAFVDIGIKENGLVHVSQMADHFVDNALEVLKVGQEVSAVVLDVDMDRKRIALSLKSDGAEEAKTYERPSGGPRQSKPRGGGQPKMPKQNDAPLKNNAFAALAGFKVK, from the coding sequence ATGTCAGAGACGACAGAAAAAGCAGCAAAAAACCCAATGGATATCATCGATCAAAATGCCGTCCTATTTTGTGTAGACAACACAGATATCACAGCGAAACAAATCATGGCCGTACTTGCCATGTTACTTGTTGAAGACTGTACTGTCCCATTCATCACACGTTACCGTAAAGATAAAACAGGTGGTTTAGATGAAGAACAAATCCGTCTAATCCAAGAAAAATACGACGAATATATTGAGCGTGAAAAACGCCGTGCTTTTATCCTTGAGGCCATCACAAAACAAGAGATGATGACACCTGAGATTGAAAAGAAGATTAAAGCAGCGACAAATATCAACCAACTTGAAGATATCTACGCGCCATTTAAGTCAAAGAGAAAAACAAAAGCACAAATTGCTAAAGAAGCTGGGCTTGAGCCATTTGCAATCTTAATGAAGACTTCGAAGCTTCCTATGCCAGAGCTTGCAAAAGAGGCCTTAAAATTCATTAATAAAGATAAGAAAGTTGCAACTTTTGAAGATGTATTAAAAGGAGCATGCGATATCATCATTGAGGAAATCGCACACGATACAGAGCTGAAAGAGACTCTTCGAAATGATTACTGGGCACAGGCAATGATTAAGTCATCACCAAGAAAAGGTTATGAGGAAATCAAAGACTGGCAAAAATACAAAGACTATTTTGAGTATGAACAAAAAGTAGCGGATCTTCGTGATCCAAAAGCGGCCCACAGATTCCTAGCAATTCGACGTGCACAAACAGAGAAAATCCTGAAAGTAGAAATCGTATTTGACGAAGAATACGCAACTAACATGATTCTTTCGAAGCATTTTGCTGATACAACAGTAACGAGCTACAAGGCACTTGTTGATTGCGCTTCAAAGGCCTACAAAAACTATATTCACTCTTCACTTGATTTAGAAATCAAAGGTGAGCTTAAGAAGCTTTCTGATGAGTCAGCAATTGACGTATTTGGTGTGAACCTTAAAAACCTACTTCTTCAGCCATACTTAGGGCCTAAGACAGTTCTTGCACTTGATCCAGGTGTTGTGACAGGTTGTAAAACTGTTGTTGTTGATAATACTGGTAAGTTTGTTGTTGATACTGTTGTTTATCCTCACCCGCCAAGAAATCAGGTTCGTGAGTCAGCGACAATTCTTAATGCAATGATCGAGCAATTCAATGTTGAATATATTGCAATCGGAAGTGGGACTTTCGGGCGTGAGACTCTACAATTCGTTGAAGACAATGTAACTGCTGTTAAAGATGGTCGAGTTAAAGCAACAATGATTTCAGAAGATGGAGCTTCAATTTACTCAGCTTCTGCTATTGCTAAGAAAGAGTTCCCAGATAAAGATGCAACTGTAAGAGGTGCGATTTCTATCGGACGTCGTTTCCAAGACCCACTTGCTGAACTTGTAAAAATAGACCCAAAATCAATTGGTGTTGGTCAGTACCAACACGATGTAAACCAAATCAGACTTAAAAAATCTCTAGATGGTGTAGTTGAAAGTTGTGTTAACTTTGTTGGTGTTGACATCAACACTGCTTCAGCTCCTCTACTTTCATTCATCTCAGGTATTGGGCCAACTGTTGCAGGAAATATTGTTAAGCACAGAGATAAGAACGGACTTTTTGGTGACAGAAGTGAGATCCTAAAAGTTTCTCGTTTTACAGATAAGGTTTTCCAACAAGCAGCGGGATTCCTTCGCGTTTACAACGGAAAAAACCCACTAGATGCAACATTCATCCACCCAGAAAACTATGAAATGTTAGAAAACTGGGCACAGTCAAAAGGTTACACTCTAGAGCAGTTAACAACAGATAACGCTGTAGCAAACCAACTTAAATCAGATAAGGATCTAATTTCTGAGCTTGGTGAGTTCACAGTTAATGATATCTACAAATCACTAACGGCCCCGTCACAGGATCCACGTACAGAATTTAAAACAACTGAATTTAGAAAAGATGTTCGTGAGCTTAAGGATGTAAAAATTGGTGAGCGCTACCCTGGTATCGTTAAAAACATCACTCAATTTGGTGCCTTCGTTGATATCGGAATTAAAGAGAATGGTTTAGTTCACGTCTCTCAAATGGCCGATCACTTTGTTGATAATGCACTTGAAGTACTTAAAGTAGGACAAGAAGTTTCAGCAGTTGTTCTTGACGTTGATATGGATAGAAAGCGTATCGCCCTATCTCTAAAATCAGATGGTGCAGAAGAAGCAAAAACTTATGAGCGCCCTTCAGGTGGACCTCGCCAGAGTAAACCTCGTGGTGGTGGACAACCAAAGATGCCAAAGCAAAACGATGCACCTTTAAAGAATAATGCATTTGCTGCACTTGCAGGTTTTAAAGTTAAGTAA
- a CDS encoding FAD-dependent oxidoreductase — MTNEFDYLVVGDGIAGRAILYFLTKKYPTASIAQVYDDEAFPACSRRTTSVVSFGLFEEGISKLGNILFHAHEFLKDFVEINRPSGVYSCKQFYLPPNIKEDPLKFKQFEARYGADFIEFKNQQTVAKDAYVINPDEFLNFFKTDVEQIRARVSGVNKGELKTNIGSFNAQKIILATSAYTSLIFKDKSLPEGKPVKGTYFTWDIDLNEESFVISRGHFNLIYRAQDNLLLFGANSIEGLSHLHSPKEVYEKLEIFQGLFPEFKNLEKPMIHTGIRHKGKRRTPFCGEVCEGVYALNALYKNGWSAGVSLAKELVDRL; from the coding sequence ATGACAAATGAATTCGATTATTTAGTAGTTGGTGATGGCATTGCTGGCCGCGCCATTTTATATTTCTTAACAAAAAAATATCCAACGGCAAGCATCGCTCAAGTATATGATGACGAGGCGTTTCCAGCTTGTTCGAGACGCACGACAAGCGTTGTATCATTCGGATTATTTGAAGAAGGGATTTCGAAGCTTGGAAATATTCTCTTTCATGCTCATGAATTCTTAAAAGACTTCGTTGAAATAAATAGGCCATCTGGAGTTTATAGCTGTAAACAATTCTATCTTCCTCCAAATATTAAAGAGGATCCTCTAAAGTTTAAGCAATTTGAGGCCCGTTATGGTGCAGACTTTATTGAGTTTAAGAATCAGCAGACTGTTGCTAAAGATGCATATGTTATCAATCCTGATGAATTCCTTAATTTCTTTAAAACTGATGTCGAACAAATTAGGGCAAGAGTTAGTGGCGTTAATAAAGGCGAGCTCAAGACTAATATTGGAAGCTTCAATGCTCAAAAAATTATTTTAGCAACAAGTGCCTACACGTCATTAATCTTTAAAGATAAGAGTTTACCAGAGGGGAAGCCTGTTAAAGGCACTTACTTTACTTGGGATATCGATTTAAACGAAGAATCCTTTGTGATTTCTCGTGGTCACTTTAATCTTATTTATCGTGCTCAGGATAATCTTCTACTATTTGGTGCAAATTCAATTGAGGGGCTTTCTCATCTTCATTCTCCTAAAGAAGTGTATGAGAAACTAGAAATCTTTCAAGGCTTATTTCCTGAATTTAAAAATCTTGAAAAACCAATGATTCACACAGGAATTCGTCATAAAGGTAAGAGACGCACACCTTTTTGTGGTGAGGTTTGTGAAGGTGTCTACGCTCTAAACGCTCTATATAAGAACGGTTGGAGCGCTGGAGTTTCTCTAGCAAAAGAATTAGTGGATAGGCTCTAA
- a CDS encoding DUF3050 domain-containing protein, translating into MKTVNIAIQNAHNELCAHPLYSNINDIDDVKILMKWHVFAVWDFMSLLKGLQREVTCVSTPWMPSKYDKECVRFINEIVLGEESDEDLNGGHIDHFTMYLNAMKEVGADTTPIENFFNDFSFEELPQEIAKFTAFNLNLVTNAHPSAVASAFFYGRENLIPDLFQPFVNVLEEKNIDAPYFKHYLVRHIELDGDEHGDLAGKLLSQLCDTAEKEEQATQVALDSLKLRAQMWDYVLEEIRANRSENLEPIH; encoded by the coding sequence ATGAAAACGGTCAATATAGCAATTCAAAACGCCCACAACGAGCTATGCGCTCACCCACTTTATTCAAATATCAACGATATTGATGATGTGAAAATTCTTATGAAGTGGCACGTCTTTGCAGTATGGGATTTCATGTCTCTATTAAAAGGCCTTCAACGTGAAGTGACATGTGTGTCAACGCCATGGATGCCTTCAAAGTATGACAAAGAGTGCGTTCGTTTCATTAACGAGATTGTTTTAGGTGAAGAAAGTGATGAAGATCTAAACGGTGGCCATATTGATCACTTCACAATGTATTTAAATGCGATGAAGGAAGTTGGTGCTGATACAACGCCAATTGAAAACTTCTTCAATGACTTCTCTTTTGAAGAACTACCACAAGAGATCGCTAAATTTACGGCCTTTAATCTAAACTTAGTAACAAATGCACACCCGAGTGCAGTTGCTTCAGCATTCTTTTATGGAAGAGAAAATCTGATCCCTGATCTGTTTCAACCATTTGTGAATGTTTTAGAAGAGAAGAATATCGATGCCCCATATTTTAAGCACTACCTAGTTCGTCACATTGAACTTGATGGTGACGAGCATGGAGACCTTGCGGGAAAACTTCTTTCACAGCTTTGTGACACTGCTGAAAAAGAAGAACAAGCAACGCAAGTAGCTCTTGATTCACTTAAACTTAGAGCACAGATGTGGGATTATGTTCTAGAAGAAATTAGAGCAAACCGTTCAGAAAACTTAGAGCCTATCCACTAA
- a CDS encoding YiiX/YebB-like N1pC/P60 family cysteine hydrolase, which yields MKNQKLTGIAGAIIVSTLLVSCNQKSYRMPSSLKSSKFESLMHEMHEQVSKGVKSPAECAKKTQHYYNRLFSIKSTDIDFSEFSQYQMQDFVNASFNIRLDLKEKLKDLNSTKELDQDEKQCLKGVKDIFRALRYLEDYFIESYYASRPKGKVPRQFNTLNFDGDSPIHFMVNPEYSFSGPRDLKSGDIILSRGNAYSSAAIARIGDDDHQFSHLTLVYKDKKTGELFTSEAHIEVGNVVAPFQVHLDQANSRTVVFRHKDAKLAHLAAKEMHERFSKFTKKNDKNIPYDFAMDYNDDSQIFCSEVIYHGYKVASEKLSGTAMDIPEFKTSFNPALLSFLQDFGLQVTSENIAKFKTFGPGEIQFDSRFDLVAEWRNPDKLKDTRYKDAILSKIFEWMEKERYEFDPSFGTKLGNDFAWLARRSVISRGIIKFVAGVNLEEKFPLNLGSKQIDLFVVLDQVGEKLYERIAKAEKEAGGILSFNEMFQELESYRKEDLDKYTKYIEDKKYNQKLQMQGGRRNGPRRRRSLSRPDFHHLFHN from the coding sequence ATGAAAAATCAGAAACTTACAGGGATCGCCGGAGCCATTATCGTCTCTACCTTGCTAGTATCTTGTAATCAGAAGTCTTATCGAATGCCAAGTTCATTAAAGAGCTCAAAGTTTGAATCCCTCATGCACGAGATGCACGAACAGGTATCCAAGGGCGTAAAATCTCCTGCAGAATGTGCGAAAAAGACTCAACATTACTACAATCGCCTCTTTTCCATTAAATCAACAGATATCGATTTTTCTGAATTCTCGCAGTATCAAATGCAAGATTTCGTGAATGCATCCTTTAATATTCGCCTTGATCTCAAGGAGAAATTAAAAGATCTCAATAGTACTAAGGAACTTGATCAAGATGAAAAGCAATGTCTTAAGGGTGTAAAAGATATTTTTAGGGCCCTACGCTATCTCGAGGACTACTTTATCGAGTCCTACTATGCCTCAAGGCCTAAGGGAAAAGTACCGCGCCAATTTAACACATTAAATTTTGATGGCGACTCTCCTATTCACTTTATGGTTAATCCAGAATATAGCTTCTCTGGCCCGAGAGATCTCAAATCAGGAGATATTATTCTATCACGCGGGAATGCCTACTCAAGTGCCGCTATTGCTCGAATCGGCGATGATGACCATCAATTTTCACACTTAACATTAGTATATAAAGACAAGAAGACAGGCGAGCTTTTCACGTCAGAGGCCCATATCGAAGTGGGTAACGTTGTTGCTCCCTTTCAAGTACACCTTGATCAGGCAAATTCTAGAACTGTTGTCTTTCGTCACAAAGACGCTAAATTAGCGCATTTAGCGGCCAAAGAGATGCATGAGCGTTTCTCTAAATTTACTAAAAAAAACGATAAAAATATCCCATACGACTTTGCCATGGACTATAACGATGACTCGCAAATCTTTTGCTCTGAAGTTATTTATCATGGTTACAAAGTTGCCAGTGAAAAACTTTCTGGAACAGCTATGGATATCCCAGAGTTTAAAACGAGCTTTAACCCGGCCCTACTTTCATTTCTACAAGACTTTGGTCTCCAAGTGACAAGTGAAAATATCGCAAAGTTTAAAACATTCGGCCCTGGCGAAATTCAATTTGATTCACGCTTTGATCTCGTTGCCGAATGGAGAAACCCAGATAAACTTAAGGATACACGTTACAAAGACGCGATTCTTTCAAAGATTTTTGAATGGATGGAAAAGGAAAGATATGAATTTGATCCTAGCTTTGGAACAAAACTAGGTAATGATTTTGCTTGGCTTGCACGTCGTTCAGTTATCAGTCGCGGTATTATTAAATTTGTAGCAGGTGTAAACTTAGAAGAGAAATTTCCACTCAATCTAGGTTCAAAACAGATTGATCTCTTTGTTGTTCTAGACCAAGTTGGTGAGAAGCTCTACGAAAGGATTGCAAAGGCGGAGAAAGAAGCAGGAGGAATCCTCTCTTTTAATGAAATGTTTCAAGAACTTGAGAGTTACCGAAAAGAAGACTTAGACAAGTACACAAAATATATTGAAGACAAGAAGTATAATCAAAAGCTTCAAATGCAAGGTGGTCGACGCAATGGCCCAAGAAGACGCCGCTCATTAAGTAGGCCTGATTTCCACCACTTATTTCACAACTAA